The Chlamydia sp. genomic sequence TAGCATTAATGGATGCAGGAGTACCAATCAAAGCTCCTGTAGCAGGTATTGCTATGGGCTTGATTTTGGACCAAGATCGCGCCATCGTGTTATCCGATATTTCAGGGATAGAAGATCATCTCGGAGATATGGATTTTAAAGTTGCTGGGACTTTTGAGGGTATCACAGCTTTCCAGATGGATATCAAAGTAGAGGGCATTACGCATAAGATCATGGCACAAGCATTGGCGCAAGCTAAACAAGGACGTGGCCATATCCTTAACCTTATGACAGAAGTTATGTCCTCTCCTAAGGGAACGATTTCTAAATATGCTCCTCGCATTGAGACTATGCAGATTAATACTTCGAAGATTGCGACGGTAATTGGTCCCGGAGGGAAGCAAATCCGTCAGATTATCGAACGATCTGGAGCTCAGGTTGATATTAATGATAACGGGGTTATTAACATCGCTGCAAGTACTCAGGAGTCTATCGATAAAGCTAAAGAGCTTATTGAAGGATTAACAGGAGAAGTCGCAGTTGGAAAGATTTATAATGGTCGTGTTACATCCATTACAAACTTTGGAGCATTTGTAGAAATTCTCCCAGGGAAAGAAGGTCTCTGCCATATTTCTGAATTGTCTAAACAAAAAGTTAGCAATACGGCCGATTTCGTAAAAGAAGGTGACACACTTTCCGTTAAGCTGCTCAGCATCAATGAAAAAGGACAGCTTAAACTTAGTCATAAAGCAACGTTAGAAGGATAATCCTATTATTTAGTGTCTTTTCAAAAAGAATATAAAGCTAAGAAAATTACTTTTTCTTAGCTTTATTTTTTGTTTTCATTCTTTTTCTACATCTAAAAAAAAAGAGCCCTTTTTTAGGACTCTTTTTTTAATCCGAAACTTTTCAATACACTACGTACTTGTATTAAACTTCAGACTCGTTCCATCTTGCACATTTTCCTGAGGAGGAGGAGGAGGAAGATCTTCGGAGACTTTTTTGTACAACATCCCCTCTTCTTTCATACGGGCACGTTTCTTCTCTGCATCCCAAGAATGATCCATAATTTCTTTAACATCTTTAGAATCTAGAGTTTCGAATTCTATTAACATTTGAGTCATAAGCTCCAACTCTTCCTTATGACTATTAATAATATCCAAAGCTCTTTGATATGCAGAATCTAAAAGAGTTTTAAGCTCACTATCAATAGCCTTAGCTGTTTCCTCTGAGTAACTCTTTTCATAATACGACCCATAACCTGTGGGAGCTGCATCAGAGCGTTCATCATACGCTACAGTTCCCAAATGATCACTCATCCCCCATTCACAAATCATACTTCGTACAATCTTAGTTGCCTGAGCAATATCTTGCTGTGCTCCACTGGAAACATCCCCAAGAAAGACCTGCTCAGCAGCTCGACCTCCCATAAGAACAGCTAACTGATCGTAAAGCTCTTTCTTCCAATAACTTAATTTATTCTTCTCTGGAAGAAAATGAGTAGCCCCTAAAGATAACCCTCTTGGAATAATTGTTACCTTATCTACAGGGTCTGAATGTTCAACACAAAGTCCTACAATAGCATGTCCCGACTCGTGATACGCTGTTGTTTTTTTCTCTTGAGCGTCCATCTCTAAACTACGCCGTTCTTTACCATAAAGAACTTTATCTCTAGCTTCTGCGACTTCGACTGCAGTAACTGCTGTACGATCTTTTCTAGCAGCAAGCAATGCAGCTTCATTTAAAAGATTCTCCAAATCAGCACCTGAAGCTCCAGGAGTACTACGAGCAACGGCCATGAGATCTACGGTAGGATCTAGTTTAATACGTTTCGCATGAACTGAAAGAATCTCGAAACGCCCTTTTATATCTGGAAGATTCACCACAACACGACGATCAAAACGTCCCGGACGTAACAAAGCTTTATCCAAAACATCAGGACGGTTGGTTGCAGCCATGAGGATGACACCTTCATTTGTGCCAAATCCATCCATTTCTACCAATAATTGGTTTAAAGTCTGCTCCCTCTCGTCATGCCCTCCTCCAATACCAGCACCACGATGTCTTCCAACAGCATCGATTTCATCGATAAAAATGATGCAAGGAGCATTACGCTTCGCTTGCTCAAACATATCTCGAATTCTACTTGCTCCAACTCCCACAAACATCTCAACAAAATCAGAGCCTGCTATAGAAAAGAAGGGACGATCAGCCTCACCAGCAACAGCTTTAGCAATCAAGGTTTTCCCAGTTCCCGGAGCTCCTATAAGGAGAATTCCTTTAGGAATACGCCCTCCTAAACTCGTAAATTTAGTAGGATTCTTCAAAAAATCCACAATTTCAACGAGCTCTTCTTTAGCTTCCTCTATCCCTGCTACATCAGCAAATGTTACTTTATTTTGCCCTTTTGTTAGTAAACGTGCAGGAGATTTCCCGAAGGACATAGCTGAACCATTCATCCCCTTCACCTGCCGAGAAAAAATAAAGTAGATAAACAGCAAAACTAGAATAATCGGCATAAAGGTAAAAAGATATCCAGAGTAGTGAGGTGTTGGCTCTTCACTTCTAAATGTCTTTTCTAAAACTAGATTTCGAGGTTGATCAGGAGCTCTAAAAGATAAAGATTTATTGGAAGAAAACGCAGCCCACTCTTGTTTAGCACCTTCAAACCATCGACTAAACACCTCAGGGTCTTGTTTCTCTAAAGCTCGAGAAGACAGCTCTTGGTTATTGAAGTACCAAACAGCTTGAACTAGCTCACCTCGCAATTTATCAAGTTGAACTTGGATTTCATCGCTCTGTGCCAATAATTTGATACATCTGTTGAAATCTTCACGATATAGACGAACAGAACGCAACTGATTGAAACGCGCTCCCTCCTCAGGAGAAACCAGTGCTAAAGAAATTCTACGTAGAGTCTGAAGCACAGTCTTATATAAGGTAATCGCTTGCTCTCCTTCTATAACCTGCGTCAAAGAGTTTTCAACTTGTTGGTGCAAATCTTTAATTTCTTTTTTTAATGCCTCAGAACCAATTCCTAATGCTGGAGAAAGATACTTTCCAATCAATGCATATAAATCAGAACCGAAAACTTTAAGACTTTCTGCAGATCTAGGCAAAGAGCGTACCCGATCTTCCATCGACAACAAATTTACAATTTGAGCATCTACAGGGCCATGAATAACTAAAGGCTCCAAAGGAAGTCCGGTATCTATTCGAGGAGAAATCGTGTAACCTGCCTCAGGAATTGGCATTCCCGAAATCGCAGAAAACCAAGTAATCGCATTACGCACTTCCTTAGACAAAACAGCCAAAGACTTACTTGCTTCTTCCAACTCGAAATCTGTTTGATGCTTACGATCAATAAGATCGAGATATTGATACCGAATCTGGCCTTCAGCTGGTACAGCTTCTCGGAAACGCCCACTAAATGATACCAAATTATCATTCAGGGCCGTCTTTCGACTCTCCTCCGGAATTAGTAGCTTAAGATTAACAAGATGTTCGAGCTGATGGCTGAAGCTCACTGAAGTCTTTTTAGCAGAAAAAAAGTTTTGCACAGTGACTACGCCAAAAATCACTCCGAATAAGAGAAAGAAAAAAGCAGTAGGGAAACTTTTTTTGGATTCTGGATTTGTTTTTTTATCTTTAGCCATAAAACTCACTACAATGCTAATCAAACAGGCTGATAACTATTCAATATATCAAAATATTTTATTATTTTGTTTATAAACCTCTATTTGTAGAGATAAATAACAAGAAGTGTTTTTCTTTCAGCGATCTGCCGAACAATGCTGGGAAGCTTAAAATCACTATCAATATATACTTTCTATGATTACTCCCCTAGCTTTTACCCAAACAGTTTGATCACGAAGCCGCAATCTCACTTCTGAGCCTTGCAAAAGATGATCGTAAACTGTTTGTAAGAAACTTTTTGAAGCAACAAGACCTTGATTTAAGAAAAATTGCTTACACACCCATTTGGCTAAAAAAGCCACTTGCAATAACTCCTTCTCTACAGGTAAAAATTTTCCAAACTCATTATCAATGACTCGCGACAAAAAAGGCGCGGCCTGAAAATCCAAATACTCTTTCAGCTCAGCAGAATCCTTTGCAAGAGAAAGTAGTGGTTGTCTTACATTTTTCCCAAAAATATCTTGTAAATAAGGAAGTAATCGCTCTCTCATTCTTGCTCGTAAAAACCGTTCATCGAAATTTGTGATATCCTGAACATACTGAATTTTGTAACCATCAAGAGCCTCGATAATTTGTTTTTTTAAGAGATGTAAAAGCGGGCGAAATAACGGAACATCTTTATACTTCCCTTGTTGGGACATGCCTCTAAGATTACCAAGATGCGCTCCTTCAAAGACTCGCTTTAAAATCGTTTCCGCTTGATCATCAGCATGGTGGCCAAGAAAAACCCCTGCAAAATTTTTTTCTTTACACAATTGGTAAAATAACTCGTAACGATACCGACGAGCGACATTCTCTATGTCGCTTGTATTCATATACTCAGAGTTTTCTTGGCGATCCAAAATAAACGGAATATTTTCCTGCTCGCACAAAACAGCCAAATCACAAGCTTCCTGATAAGAAGTCTCTCGCCACCCATAATCAATATGTACAGCAGTGAAAGAAATAGCTCGCGACTTCAGTATATACATCAGCAATAACGAATCACTTCCTCC encodes the following:
- the ftsH gene encoding ATP-dependent zinc metalloprotease FtsH is translated as MAKDKKTNPESKKSFPTAFFFLLFGVIFGVVTVQNFFSAKKTSVSFSHQLEHLVNLKLLIPEESRKTALNDNLVSFSGRFREAVPAEGQIRYQYLDLIDRKHQTDFELEEASKSLAVLSKEVRNAITWFSAISGMPIPEAGYTISPRIDTGLPLEPLVIHGPVDAQIVNLLSMEDRVRSLPRSAESLKVFGSDLYALIGKYLSPALGIGSEALKKEIKDLHQQVENSLTQVIEGEQAITLYKTVLQTLRRISLALVSPEEGARFNQLRSVRLYREDFNRCIKLLAQSDEIQVQLDKLRGELVQAVWYFNNQELSSRALEKQDPEVFSRWFEGAKQEWAAFSSNKSLSFRAPDQPRNLVLEKTFRSEEPTPHYSGYLFTFMPIILVLLFIYFIFSRQVKGMNGSAMSFGKSPARLLTKGQNKVTFADVAGIEEAKEELVEIVDFLKNPTKFTSLGGRIPKGILLIGAPGTGKTLIAKAVAGEADRPFFSIAGSDFVEMFVGVGASRIRDMFEQAKRNAPCIIFIDEIDAVGRHRGAGIGGGHDEREQTLNQLLVEMDGFGTNEGVILMAATNRPDVLDKALLRPGRFDRRVVVNLPDIKGRFEILSVHAKRIKLDPTVDLMAVARSTPGASGADLENLLNEAALLAARKDRTAVTAVEVAEARDKVLYGKERRSLEMDAQEKKTTAYHESGHAIVGLCVEHSDPVDKVTIIPRGLSLGATHFLPEKNKLSYWKKELYDQLAVLMGGRAAEQVFLGDVSSGAQQDIAQATKIVRSMICEWGMSDHLGTVAYDERSDAAPTGYGSYYEKSYSEETAKAIDSELKTLLDSAYQRALDIINSHKEELELMTQMLIEFETLDSKDVKEIMDHSWDAEKKRARMKEEGMLYKKVSEDLPPPPPQENVQDGTSLKFNTST
- the tilS gene encoding tRNA lysidine(34) synthetase TilS; amino-acid sequence: MTIRLFENDKQLEVFFSSLDMKKKYLLALSGGSDSLLLMYILKSRAISFTAVHIDYGWRETSYQEACDLAVLCEQENIPFILDRQENSEYMNTSDIENVARRYRYELFYQLCKEKNFAGVFLGHHADDQAETILKRVFEGAHLGNLRGMSQQGKYKDVPLFRPLLHLLKKQIIEALDGYKIQYVQDITNFDERFLRARMRERLLPYLQDIFGKNVRQPLLSLAKDSAELKEYLDFQAAPFLSRVIDNEFGKFLPVEKELLQVAFLAKWVCKQFFLNQGLVASKSFLQTVYDHLLQGSEVRLRLRDQTVWVKARGVIIESIY